The Spirosoma radiotolerans genome has a window encoding:
- a CDS encoding TonB-dependent receptor plug domain-containing protein, producing the protein MKQNTLRWWIITLLLGLLAGRSSSAQTDSLARSTTGVSLSAVTVRAIAPERFLAGQKFQRIDSATLIQFRFGSLTDLLSLNTPIAFKNYGPGQLATVSFRGTSANHTAVLWNGININQPNLGLTDFSTLPVAGFDQLSVQYGSSASVVGSGAVGGSILLGSSPVWQPGIHVTVGQQLASFHNNQTQLGIRYSARLGASWKLSGKTFAYRNQFNNAYPSAERRNYFLERSTTAQRGFVQDLYFMHNSGRQLSVNVWLTDNDLILAPQDTIARERTRTQSARFLTTYETNHLTLRLGWTHDILDYAKSNFALPSHTQTDRFIGRTEREFVLTPAKARWALNLRVGGEWSHYRTQTDGYISPLIEEDRGDLYALLRLQTTRWLVSATVRQAFVTRFNPPLTPSLGAEYRIVQRPAFGLTAKGAISRSYRVPTLNERYWADLGNPNLLPENGFNLEAGLASTLVFSEHLNLTAEATVYRNRVDNWTYWNPTTNYHVENLQQVLARGGELTTSLAYVRNGWRAGLRLGYALTRSSQERAYDTYAEDVIGKQLVFVPIHTETLNAYIQRGQTRLSVQTQASSRRYTTFDNSQFFKGVALTNVLLETTTKVGPVPIRVQGQVNNVFDALMFSVKRNALPGRNWALNVLINFPSNKS; encoded by the coding sequence TTGAAACAGAACACCCTTCGCTGGTGGATTATTACCTTACTACTCGGCTTGCTTGCCGGGCGTAGTAGCAGCGCGCAAACAGATTCGTTAGCGCGGTCGACAACAGGTGTGTCCTTGTCGGCCGTAACCGTACGAGCCATTGCGCCCGAGCGGTTTTTAGCGGGCCAAAAATTTCAGCGGATCGACTCGGCAACGCTGATCCAGTTTCGCTTTGGGTCATTGACGGACTTGCTGTCGTTGAACACGCCCATAGCGTTCAAGAATTATGGTCCCGGCCAGCTAGCAACGGTGTCTTTTCGGGGAACATCGGCCAACCATACCGCCGTTCTTTGGAATGGGATCAACATCAATCAACCCAACCTTGGCCTGACTGATTTCTCGACGCTGCCCGTAGCGGGTTTCGATCAGTTATCCGTTCAGTATGGTTCGTCGGCGAGTGTTGTCGGTTCGGGTGCGGTAGGAGGGAGTATTCTGCTGGGAAGCAGTCCCGTTTGGCAACCGGGTATACACGTGACGGTTGGCCAGCAACTGGCTAGTTTTCACAATAATCAGACCCAGTTGGGTATACGGTACAGTGCCAGGTTAGGAGCCTCCTGGAAATTATCGGGGAAGACGTTCGCTTACCGGAACCAGTTCAATAATGCGTACCCATCCGCTGAACGCCGGAATTATTTTCTGGAACGGTCCACAACCGCGCAGCGGGGTTTTGTTCAGGATTTGTACTTTATGCACAACAGTGGTCGGCAGCTATCCGTCAATGTGTGGCTAACAGACAACGACCTAATTCTGGCACCGCAGGACACCATTGCCCGCGAACGGACACGCACCCAGTCGGCTCGATTTCTTACGACCTACGAAACCAACCATCTTACGCTGCGCCTGGGTTGGACGCATGATATTCTGGATTATGCCAAAAGTAATTTCGCGTTGCCCAGCCACACCCAAACCGACCGGTTTATTGGCCGGACCGAGCGTGAGTTCGTCTTAACCCCCGCTAAAGCCAGATGGGCACTGAACCTTAGGGTAGGTGGCGAGTGGTCGCATTACCGCACCCAAACGGATGGCTACATAAGCCCATTAATCGAAGAAGACCGAGGTGACTTGTATGCGTTGCTTCGGTTGCAGACTACCCGCTGGCTAGTGTCGGCCACTGTGCGGCAGGCATTTGTTACCCGATTTAATCCACCCCTTACGCCATCACTTGGCGCTGAATATCGGATTGTGCAACGTCCTGCCTTTGGTTTAACGGCTAAAGGAGCCATCAGTCGGAGTTACCGGGTGCCAACGCTCAATGAACGGTACTGGGCCGACTTAGGCAACCCCAATCTGCTACCCGAAAATGGATTCAACCTGGAAGCCGGGCTTGCATCGACCCTGGTATTTTCGGAACACCTCAACCTGACAGCCGAAGCAACCGTATACCGCAATCGGGTAGATAACTGGACGTACTGGAATCCGACGACCAACTATCATGTCGAGAATTTACAGCAGGTCTTAGCGCGGGGAGGAGAGTTAACAACCTCGCTCGCTTACGTTCGTAATGGTTGGCGGGCTGGTCTGAGGCTCGGTTATGCGCTTACGCGCTCATCGCAGGAGCGGGCCTATGATACCTACGCCGAAGACGTGATCGGGAAGCAACTGGTCTTTGTGCCCATCCATACCGAAACGCTTAATGCCTACATCCAGCGTGGCCAAACACGCCTGTCGGTGCAAACACAAGCCAGTTCGCGCCGGTACACTACCTTCGACAATAGCCAGTTTTTTAAGGGCGTTGCCTTAACAAATGTACTGCTTGAAACGACGACCAAAGTCGGCCCGGTGCCCATTCGGGTACAGGGGCAGGTTAATAATGTATTCGATGCGCTTATGTTCAGTGTAAAGCGGAATGCGTTGCCGGGTCGTAACTGGGCACTCAATGTACTTATCAATTTTCCATCTAATAAATCATGA
- a CDS encoding M16 family metallopeptidase — MNKRIGLFAVLALTAGVVLAQNKPKAEDVQTFTLKNGMKFMVLEDHSIPNANFYSFWKVGSRNEVHGITGLSHFFEHMMFNGAKKYGPKQFDRVMEANGGSNNAYTTQNTTVYTDWFQSGALETIFDLEADRIRDLAIDPKMVESERGVVLSERSTGLENSNYRVISELVQATAFVEHPYMFPVIGFESDIKKWTQADLEKYFKTYYSPNNAVAVVVGDVTAAQVKKLAEQYIEPIPAQKLPDSLRTVEPPQNGERRVTTYKDVATPNILLAYHTPATRHPDYYALDLLSGVLSSGNSSRLVKSLVLDSTIASRAFTSFGESFDPSLFSIYAIAGSGTTAEHLERSVLYQIDRVIDEGITDVELQKLKNQKLMEFYRTMESINGKANSLGTYELFFGDYKKLYEAPALYEKVTKEDVQRVAKTYLTSRNRTVGYLLPEPKTNPVKNN; from the coding sequence GGGTGTGGTATTAGCTCAGAATAAGCCCAAGGCAGAGGACGTGCAAACGTTCACGCTGAAAAACGGCATGAAATTCATGGTCCTCGAAGATCATTCCATTCCCAATGCCAATTTCTATTCTTTCTGGAAAGTTGGCTCCCGCAACGAGGTTCACGGCATAACGGGTTTGTCGCACTTCTTTGAGCACATGATGTTCAACGGGGCTAAAAAATACGGTCCCAAGCAGTTTGACCGGGTTATGGAGGCCAACGGCGGTTCGAACAACGCCTATACAACGCAAAATACGACGGTGTATACCGACTGGTTCCAAAGCGGAGCCCTCGAAACGATCTTTGACCTGGAGGCCGACCGGATTCGTGATCTGGCCATCGACCCGAAGATGGTAGAGAGTGAGCGGGGCGTTGTTCTCTCGGAGCGAAGTACCGGGCTGGAAAATAGCAATTATCGGGTTATCAGCGAGCTGGTACAGGCTACGGCCTTTGTGGAGCACCCGTATATGTTCCCCGTAATCGGTTTCGAATCGGACATAAAGAAGTGGACGCAGGCCGATCTGGAGAAATACTTCAAAACCTATTACTCGCCGAACAATGCCGTGGCGGTTGTGGTAGGCGACGTAACGGCTGCACAGGTAAAGAAACTGGCTGAGCAGTATATTGAACCCATTCCGGCGCAAAAACTACCTGACAGCCTGCGTACTGTCGAGCCGCCCCAGAATGGTGAACGGCGCGTGACGACGTATAAAGACGTAGCGACGCCTAACATTTTGCTGGCTTACCATACCCCTGCTACCCGCCACCCGGATTACTACGCGCTCGATTTGCTCAGTGGTGTGTTGAGTTCGGGTAACTCGTCGCGTCTGGTAAAGTCGCTGGTGCTTGATTCAACGATTGCGTCGCGGGCATTTACCAGTTTCGGCGAATCATTTGACCCAAGCCTGTTTTCAATCTATGCCATCGCCGGCAGTGGTACTACGGCGGAGCATCTGGAACGGTCGGTTTTGTATCAAATCGACAGGGTGATTGATGAAGGCATTACCGATGTTGAATTGCAGAAGCTGAAGAATCAAAAGCTGATGGAGTTTTACCGGACGATGGAGTCGATCAACGGAAAAGCGAACTCGCTCGGTACGTATGAACTGTTCTTTGGTGACTACAAGAAGCTTTACGAAGCTCCGGCACTGTATGAAAAGGTAACCAAAGAAGACGTTCAGCGCGTCGCCAAAACGTATCTCACCAGCCGTAACCGGACAGTTGGCTATCTGCTGCCAGAGCCCAAAACGAATCCGGTTAAAAACAATTAA
- a CDS encoding M16 family metallopeptidase, which yields MKYIVTMLLALILAGASSWAQTFKVPPYQKFKLKNGLTVYLMEQHEVPLINVSAVFDAGAVQDGSRYGLANMTAEALLFGSSKYTKAQLEEKIEYVGASVDTYAGKEVAKLTSSFAVKDQDLLFDIIQDVLTKPTFDQAEFDKYKQRQLLQLIQQKESPRGVVGSYFNKFVFEGHPYANPLTGTPASVSAVSASDVRQFYQKNFTTDRGAIAIVGDFNTAAMKKRITDLFGNWKTAAATSPALTDPTVMFDKSRVLLVNKDDARETTFLIGGKGITQNNPDFIPVTVVNTILGGRFTSWLNDALRVNSGLTYGANSRFSTFRKSGTFAISTFTKVSTTTQAIDMALQVLDSLHRTGIDEKTLSSAKNYVKADFPPRYESASELANLLTDMFSLGFDESFINNFQKNVDGLTVAKTRQIIDQYFPKDKLQFVLIGKAETIRDKVKKYGTITEKEIKAEGF from the coding sequence ATGAAATACATAGTTACAATGCTCCTTGCTCTTATACTGGCTGGAGCTTCGTCGTGGGCGCAAACGTTCAAGGTGCCACCTTACCAGAAGTTCAAGTTAAAGAATGGCCTGACGGTTTATTTGATGGAGCAACATGAAGTGCCGCTCATCAATGTCTCGGCCGTATTCGACGCCGGGGCGGTGCAGGATGGCAGCCGGTATGGCCTGGCCAACATGACGGCGGAGGCTTTGCTGTTCGGTAGTTCGAAATACACGAAAGCACAACTGGAAGAAAAGATCGAGTATGTAGGTGCCAGCGTGGATACCTATGCCGGGAAAGAAGTAGCCAAACTGACCTCGTCGTTTGCGGTGAAAGATCAGGACTTACTGTTCGATATTATTCAGGATGTGCTCACGAAGCCTACCTTCGATCAGGCAGAATTCGACAAGTACAAACAGCGTCAACTGCTTCAGTTGATTCAGCAAAAAGAAAGTCCGAGGGGCGTGGTGGGCTCGTACTTCAACAAGTTTGTCTTTGAAGGTCATCCCTACGCGAATCCGCTCACCGGCACACCCGCGTCGGTATCAGCCGTTTCGGCCAGCGATGTTCGGCAGTTCTATCAGAAAAACTTTACAACCGACCGGGGCGCGATTGCCATTGTGGGCGATTTTAATACGGCGGCTATGAAAAAGCGCATTACTGACTTATTTGGTAACTGGAAAACGGCAGCAGCCACATCGCCTGCCCTAACAGACCCGACGGTTATGTTCGATAAAAGCCGGGTGTTGCTGGTCAATAAAGATGACGCCCGTGAAACTACATTTTTGATTGGTGGGAAAGGGATTACCCAAAATAACCCCGATTTTATTCCCGTTACGGTAGTCAATACGATTCTGGGGGGACGCTTTACATCCTGGCTGAACGATGCCCTGCGGGTCAATTCAGGCCTGACCTATGGCGCGAATAGCCGATTCAGTACGTTCCGGAAGAGCGGCACCTTTGCCATTTCAACCTTTACAAAAGTTAGTACCACTACGCAGGCCATCGACATGGCCCTGCAGGTACTCGATAGTTTGCATCGGACAGGCATCGACGAGAAAACGCTGTCATCTGCCAAAAACTACGTTAAAGCTGATTTCCCGCCTAGATATGAGTCGGCCAGCGAGTTGGCCAATTTGCTAACCGATATGTTCAGCCTTGGCTTCGATGAGTCGTTTATCAACAACTTCCAGAAGAACGTAGATGGGCTGACCGTCGCCAAGACCCGCCAGATTATCGACCAGTATTTTCCGAAAGACAAGCTTCAGTTTGTGTTGATTGGCAAAGCGGAAACCATTCGGGACAAAGTGAAAAAATACGGTACCATCACCGAGAAAGAAATTAAAGCAGAAGGGTTTTAA